One window of the Salvia miltiorrhiza cultivar Shanhuang (shh) chromosome 6, IMPLAD_Smil_shh, whole genome shotgun sequence genome contains the following:
- the LOC130988395 gene encoding ankyrin repeat-containing protein ITN1-like, producing MEKKLSEAALQGDATTLEQILTEDPLILDRIIVSCISETPLHTVAALGHLRFVKLLLSRTPELAAELDSRGCSPLHLAAAKGHADVVTELLREGGKSGSVRNADGRNPLHVAAVKGRAAVLAEMVRVKPELTQTVTDRGETGLHLSVKWNRAEAVRVLGEEMSRNGDVLNWKDCEGNTALHIAIANKHLQIIEYLVSLNGLQVNALNKSGLTALDVLEQSPRGLRDMEIEYLLRKAGASNVKDLHLIGDDWAPARAKETNARALSTKKSVGEKKSADWLGRKRSSLMVVASLIATVAFQAGLTPPGGVWQDDYVIDEDGNAVTDPHSVGQAVMAYKQPKEYGIFMICNTVAFLSSLSIILILVSGLPLTRRRWMWVQMVIMWIAITALEATYFITLTGMSPDDVGSMLREVTEKSVLAWMTVMAVVFIGNIVRLNLWVLRKYGWIKEKKRRSEGVDDDDQEDVFE from the exons GAGACGCAACGACGCTAGAGCAAATCCTAACAGAAGATCCGCTGATACTGGACAGGATCATCGTCTCCTGCATCTCCGAAACCCCCCTCCACACCGTGGCGGCGCTCGGACACCTCCGATTCGTCAAGCTACTGCTGAGCCGGACGCCGGAGTTGGCGGCCGAGCTGGACTCGCGGGGGTGCTCGCCGCTGCACCTCGCGGCGGCCAAGGGGCACGCGGATGTTGTGACGGAGCTCCTGCGCGAGGGCGGCAAATCCGGATCTGTTCGAAACGCGGACGGGAGGAACCCCCTGCACGTGGCGGCGGTCAAGGGGAGGGCGGCGGTGCTGGCGGAGATGGTGCGGGTCAAACCTGAGTTGACTCAGACTGTGACGGACCGGGGCGAGACCGGTTTGCATCTGTCCGTGAAGTGGAATAGGGCGGAGGCGGTCAGGGTTTTGGGGGAGGAGATGAGCCGGAACGGTGACGTTTTGAATTGGAAGGATTGTGAGGGAAATACAGCTCTGCATATTGCAATCGCTAATAAGCATCTTCAG ATCATCGAGTATTTGGTATCATTGAATGGATTGCAAGTGAATGCGTTGAATAAGAGTGGATTGACAGCTCTAGATGTATTGGAACAAAGTCCACGAGGCCTAAGAGACATGGAGATCGAATATTTACTCAGGAAGGCTGGAGCTTCAAATGTCAAGGATCTGCACTTGATCGGCGATGATTGGGCGCCGGCAAGAGCCAAGGAGACAAACGCGAGAGCGTTGTCTACGAAGAAATCAGTGGGAGAGAAGAAGTCCGCGGACTGGCTGGGGAGGAAGCGTAGTTCACTAATGGTGGTGGCGTCTCTGATAGCAACGGTGGCCTTTCAGGCGGGGCTGACTCCTCCCGGTGGCGTCTGGCAGGACGACTACGTGATAGACGAGGATGGGAATGCGGTGACCGATCCTCACTCTGTCGGGCAAGCGGTGATGGCGTATAAGCAGCCCAAGGAATATGGGATCTTCATGATATGCAACACGGTGGCATTCCTGTCGTCTCTCAGCATAATCTTGATACTCGTGAGCGGGCTGCCGCTGACGAGAAGGCGGTGGATGTGGGTGCAGATGGTGATCATGTGGATCGCCATCACGGCCCTCGAGGCAACGTATTTCATCACCCTCACGGGCATGTCGCCCGACGATGTTGGGAGCATGCTGCGGGAGGTGACGGAGAAGTCGGTGCTGGCGTGGATGACGGTCATGGCCGTTGTGTTTATAGGGAATATTGTGAGGTTGAATTTGTGGGTTCTTAGAAAGTATGGATGGATTAAAGAGAAGAAGAGACGGTCGGAAGGTGTGGATGATGATGATCAAGAAGATGTTTTTGAATAG